In the genome of Bacteroides mediterraneensis, the window TCGAACATTTCCGTAAGCAGTCCCCTGGCCGCCGCAATGGTATTGATAATTTCGTGAATCGATCGGAATATATACATAGTCTAGTTGAAAATTCGGGCAAAGTTATAATTTGCCCGCCAATTTTCCTAATGTTCCGGGACGATTTTCCCCCTCTCTCGGGGTGCTTTTCAGGGAGTTTACAGACGGTTCCTGTCTTTTTTTGCCGATGCGAGTATGCTACGCTTGCCAAGGCTTGACCCGGTCTGTGGTCTTTCATGAACCGTATTCCGGCACGCTACGGACACGGGTAAGCGTATCGTATGGGGGCGAGAGGTGGTTTTTATTCCTCGCTCACGGCTGTAAACACCGGGCGGAGTTGCTGGCTTTCGGTCTCGAAGCCATACCAGTAGCAGCGTCTTTCTTCGGGGGCGGGGAGCTTGCACAGGCGGAGGTCGTCACGGTAAGTGCCCGTGCAGACCGTCCACATTTCGGGCGGAGTGACGTGCTTCGTGCGTACCCGTTCGGCCGGTTCCTTCTTGAGCGACATGCCGGCCTCAATCCAGGCCCGGCTCATGGCCGTCAGGAAATGCGGATAGTGTGTCTTGCAGAACTGGTAGAGCAGGATGCCCCGGCGTTCCAGTCCCATGGGCTGGTCGATGACCCCGATTTGAATCAGATGGTTCAGGAAGCGCGTCAGGAAGTCGGGTTCTTCCACAATCAGGCGGCGGGTGACTTCCTGCCAGGCCGTTGCGTTGTAGAATCCGTCGAGCAGGCGCGAAAGCTGGCGGGCGGTCTGTAACTCGTCGGGAGTGATTTCGCGGGTCTGAAGCACCTCGTAGGGCGGCAGGGTAGAGTAGCAGATGCCCAGCTCCTTGGCCCGGCGCCGCATCTCCGTGCCCGGCAGCAGCTTCAGCGATTCCAGCTGGATTTCTCCCGCACGGTATTCAGCCAGCGTGCGTACGTCGTCGAAAATCTGCGACAAGTGATAGAGCGGCAGCCCCGCAATCAGGTCGGCATGCGTCTCCATGTTGTCCAGTGAGCAGAGGTAACGCAGTCCTTCCAAGGCATCGGAAAGTTTCCCGGCCCGTCGGCTGACGGTCAGTACTTCCTCGTGCAGGCTTTGGATGCCCGCCTCCAGGTGAAGCAGTCCCTTGGGCATGGAAGCCAGTTCCCGTTTCAGTTCCTCCGAAAGCAGGGCCGGATGGATTTCCAGGTGGAAACGCATGTCGGGAAACTCCCGGAAGAGGTCGAACAGGGCCTTGGCCCGGTGGCTCTGGTAGTTGAACGTACGGTCGA includes:
- a CDS encoding B12-binding domain-containing radical SAM protein; the encoded protein is MKILWLDLNSSYAHASLALPALHAQVMHDPSLEWGVVSATINENPGMTAGEVVRHVPDIVAATCWLFNHEVLMHVISRVKAMLPRCVVALGGPEFLGPNEDFLRTNRFVDCVFRGEGEETFPQWLARWQQPDDWDAVTGLCFLDAEGHYHDNGLSRVRAFDKLVNPEQSPFFNWTKPFVQLETTRGCFNTCAFCVSGGEKPVRTLSIEAIRARVRLIHEKGIRNIRVLDRTFNYQSHRAKALFDLFREFPDMRFHLEIHPALLSEELKRELASMPKGLLHLEAGIQSLHEEVLTVSRRAGKLSDALEGLRYLCSLDNMETHADLIAGLPLYHLSQIFDDVRTLAEYRAGEIQLESLKLLPGTEMRRRAKELGICYSTLPPYEVLQTREITPDELQTARQLSRLLDGFYNATAWQEVTRRLIVEEPDFLTRFLNHLIQIGVIDQPMGLERRGILLYQFCKTHYPHFLTAMSRAWIEAGMSLKKEPAERVRTKHVTPPEMWTVCTGTYRDDLRLCKLPAPEERRCYWYGFETESQQLRPVFTAVSEE